From the genome of Thermosynechococcus sp. NK55a:
AGTGAGCTGTGTGCCTGCTGCAAATTGAAGCAAGCCCTAAACCGTGAGTACCAGCGTCCCCTCAAGCGATTACTCCTTATATGGAAGATAGATTTAATTTTGTTAATTTTGTTTACACTGCAGCCAAGGATGAATGAACTGAATAGGGCTTGGGCTTGCCCCTCAGCGCGAGATTCGCCACTTCCTACTGGGAGACTCTTGAAATGTGGCTTTCTGGGGGAAAGTGCAATAAGGAATGGAAAATAGATGTAACCAAGAGCACATTACTTTTGCCAATTTTGCCAAATCTGCGATTAAATTATATCAACTCTGTACAAAACCCAAAAGATTGAGGGCATAGTCAATTCACCATCAGCAGCAACTAAATTCTGGCAGTTAAGATATTATTCAGCCTAATTATTGATAGGGAAAAGGGCAGGAGACAAGCCAATGATCAAGAAATGGGTACGCTCACTAAAACGTCGCTATCCGCCCCTAGGGCATTGGCAGCGGCAGCGGGGGTTTACACTGCCTTTAGTCTTGGGGATGGGGCTGATCATGATCGTGGTTGCCCTGACGCTCCTCTCGCGATCGCAGCTAGATGTCACCACTGCCAGCCTCCAAAAACAAACCCAACAGGCCTTTGCCGTAGCCGAAGGGGGTATGGCCCGTACCCTTGGCTTACTCAATGGCAACTATCAGGTTCTGCTGCGCCGTACCTACAACCCCGCCACCAACACCAACTTTAACCCCCCCAGACCCTACCTCATTGATCGTTCAACAGATGCTACGAAAATTGGTCAGCCCAATACCAGCGGTCTAGCTGTTCCCTCTGTCAATGAATGGACAAAGGAAAGCCTTGGTTCCGATGCTCCCCCCTGCTTTACCCTTGACAATCTGAATACGATTCTCCTCAGCGGCACAATTGGCACCCCTGTGCAGGGCAATTACCGCCTTCTCTCCTATCTCTACGATGCGCCAACGAAAACAGGACACCTGTTGATCGAAGGCCGCTTGCCCAATGACTCACCCGCCAATGCCTTCATCTGGCAAAAGATGGTGATTACAGATCGCGCCGTCCCTTCCAACTTCCCTGGACTCTTGGCAGAAAAGATTAACCTCGGCAACAACGATGTCTTTGGCACGGTTAATGGCAATGTGATCTGCACCAATCCTAGGAACTGTATTGTCCCTGCAAGCCAGTGTAGCAATGGCCAGCCGACCCAAGAGGGACTGCGCAGTGCCGTGGGAGCGCTCAATAACTCAACTATTGAAGGAACGATCGCCATCAATAAAATTGACCTACCGCCCCTTCCTCCCCCTCCTCTACGGGTAGGTATAGATACCCTCAAAGATGGTAGCCTCGTAAATGGTAACTTGACGTCGCCACCCCCTTGGTTACCTCCCGAGCAAGTCTCTGACTTTCAGGAAGCCCTGCGACAGGCGGGGGGATACTACAGTGAAGGCGCCTACGGCGAGTTTTCCATTACAACTTCACTTAGCTTTCCCAGGCTGGACGATCGTGATCGTCCCTACATCGATCCTAACCCCGACATTCCCTTCTTTATCCCCGATCCCCTGCAACCTGGGAAGAAGATAGTCAACCCTGAAAAGGTCTATTACGCCTACCGGGTTAAGGATATCAACCTTAGCGGAAATCAAACCGTTCGGTTCGACACCAGCAACTATGCTATCCGCCTCTATGTCAGCGGCAACATCGCCCTTACAGGTCAAGCAGCGATTCAAAACATCTGTAGCTCCGATAGTTCCACCTGTGGTACCGGTGCCAATATGGGTCTTCCCAGGCGTATAGGTACACCGGATCGCCTACGGATTTATGGCAATCCTCCCGATCCCGACAATGCCAGGCCGGATCAGGTATTTACCCTCAGTGGCGGTGCTACCGCCGGCAGTCTCTTTGTCTATGCTCCGGATGCCAAAGTGGGGATTAACGGTGGCAGTAACAATCCCGATAAAGTGGGGATTAACGGTGGCAGTAACAATCCCGATATTTTCGGAGCCGTGTGGGCCAAGGAATGGAATGGCTCAAGTTCCAATAACGCTGAAATTCGGGTGCCCGATCGCCTGCCGGAAGCCTTGGGCGGTCAGTATGCCAATGCCTCAATTGTTGTGGCACGAACCACAGAGGCTAGCAACTGGAACCGCCTAGCACAGTACTAAACTTTGGAGGCAGTGTTGCAGTGTTGATGGCTCATCCTAAATTCTATTTCCACTGGCTGGTGCAGCAGCGGGGGCGCGGGTTTACCCTGGCGGAGGTCTTGGCTTCTATTTTGGTGATTGGCCTATTTACCCTAGCGGCAATGCAGGCCATTGTGGTCGCTGCCTTTTTCCAAGCCGATGCCCGTAAATTTGCCGAGGCTAGCAACTGGATCCAAGACGATCTGGAAAATATTAAAATTGTTGCCTACGACCTCTGCCAAACCCAGTATGCCCAACGCAAGCTAGCAACATCTGCTCAACCGAGTGACACTACCTTAACCCTGGCACTCATTTCACCTGGTGAAAGCGATTACGATCAAGCCATGCCTCCAGAGTATCGGCCCAGGGGTGCCTGTGAGGTCACTTCAGCCACGGCTGGGTTTCGAGTGGGCGATCGTGTTCTCATTGGTTCGGACGCGGGCACACGCCGCATTGTCTCTATATCAACACCCAACACCATTACCTTAGACTCGCCAGTAGGGGTCTATCGGGGGGTGGGGACTCGTGTCTATGCCCGCTGTCGGATTCAGCCCAATGAAACCAATGGCATTGATGGTGGCTTTGGCGCCTACCTGCAAACCTTGATTCCACCGATGAATAGCAGCAATAATAGTCGCCCCATTGTCAATGAGACGTATACGATGACGCGCACACTGACTACCCGTGCCCAAGCACCCTTCCAAACTTTAGAGCTGGCCTATGCTGTGCGCAATAGTAGGAATCGCATTGTTGCTCAACTATCAACCGAGGTGGTGCCCAATGCATTTTTTCGCTGTCCATAAGCAGGGCATGACCCTGATTGAAATCCTGATTGTGCTGACGGTGGCCGTTATTTTAGCGCTGGCTATCACCCCTAGCTTTCTTTATTGGCTGGAAACGCAGCGGGTCAACCAGGCCCTTGATAGCTTAGAGGGGGCACTGCGGGAAGCACAGCGGGAAGCGATGCGGCGCAATCAAACCTGTCGGGTAGCCATTAATACCGGCGTCAATCCCATCATTGCCGGCCAGCCACCCCAATGTCTGCCCAATGGTCCGCGCCAACTGCAACATGTGACCCTGCGTCGCAATGATGGAACTGCCTCAGTGCAGTTTGGCTTTCAGGGGCGCACCAGTAGTACCGGTACGATTGTGATTGCTGCCACCAATCATCCGACCCTTCAACGCTGTTTGGTGGTTTCCTTGGGGTTGGGCATCATGCGCACCGGCAATTACGTTGAAACCGACACCACGGGTACAACTGCCGATAACTGTCGAGAGCGCAATTAAGGATCAGCAAGATGCAAGGTTGGCGCAGAGGCGATCGGGGCTTTACACTGACGGAGCTACTTGTGGCGGCTGCCGTTGGCGGTATTGTGGTGGCCATGAGTGGTTGGGCAATGGTAGCCATTCTGCAAAACAATCGCCGTATTGAAGAACAGGCAACTACCCGCATGAACCTGAGCCGTGCCCTTGACTTTATCTCCGATGACATTCGCTCAGCCATTCGCATTTCAACAACGGCACCCTCAGATTGGACAATTCCCAGTGGTGGCTACCAGTTGGTAATGTTTATCGAAAAACCAACAGATAACCTCGAGGAGCAGGAGAACGGCAATTTGGCCAGCACAACTCGTGTGGCCTACTACACTCGCCCCAAGACGAGTAGTGTGGTGTGGCGAGGCCCGATAATTCTCTATCGCCAGAAAATTGGCGATTCGACCCCCAATGCGCTCATTGATGGCATTGCCAACACCAGCCCCACCTGCACTAATAACTTGCCGGGTGCAATTGATAGTGGCACCAACAAGGGTGGATTTCGGGTTTTTGTGCAGCATAACCGTAACGTCAAGCTGTGTATTGCTGGTTTGGTGGCGTCAACAGGTGTTGTTTACCAAGCGGATACCCTCG
Proteins encoded in this window:
- a CDS encoding type II secretion system protein — translated: MIKKWVRSLKRRYPPLGHWQRQRGFTLPLVLGMGLIMIVVALTLLSRSQLDVTTASLQKQTQQAFAVAEGGMARTLGLLNGNYQVLLRRTYNPATNTNFNPPRPYLIDRSTDATKIGQPNTSGLAVPSVNEWTKESLGSDAPPCFTLDNLNTILLSGTIGTPVQGNYRLLSYLYDAPTKTGHLLIEGRLPNDSPANAFIWQKMVITDRAVPSNFPGLLAEKINLGNNDVFGTVNGNVICTNPRNCIVPASQCSNGQPTQEGLRSAVGALNNSTIEGTIAINKIDLPPLPPPPLRVGIDTLKDGSLVNGNLTSPPPWLPPEQVSDFQEALRQAGGYYSEGAYGEFSITTSLSFPRLDDRDRPYIDPNPDIPFFIPDPLQPGKKIVNPEKVYYAYRVKDINLSGNQTVRFDTSNYAIRLYVSGNIALTGQAAIQNICSSDSSTCGTGANMGLPRRIGTPDRLRIYGNPPDPDNARPDQVFTLSGGATAGSLFVYAPDAKVGINGGSNNPDKVGINGGSNNPDIFGAVWAKEWNGSSSNNAEIRVPDRLPEALGGQYANASIVVARTTEASNWNRLAQY
- a CDS encoding prepilin-type N-terminal cleavage/methylation domain-containing protein encodes the protein MAHPKFYFHWLVQQRGRGFTLAEVLASILVIGLFTLAAMQAIVVAAFFQADARKFAEASNWIQDDLENIKIVAYDLCQTQYAQRKLATSAQPSDTTLTLALISPGESDYDQAMPPEYRPRGACEVTSATAGFRVGDRVLIGSDAGTRRIVSISTPNTITLDSPVGVYRGVGTRVYARCRIQPNETNGIDGGFGAYLQTLIPPMNSSNNSRPIVNETYTMTRTLTTRAQAPFQTLELAYAVRNSRNRIVAQLSTEVVPNAFFRCP
- a CDS encoding GspH/FimT family pseudopilin, which codes for MTLIEILIVLTVAVILALAITPSFLYWLETQRVNQALDSLEGALREAQREAMRRNQTCRVAINTGVNPIIAGQPPQCLPNGPRQLQHVTLRRNDGTASVQFGFQGRTSSTGTIVIAATNHPTLQRCLVVSLGLGIMRTGNYVETDTTGTTADNCRERN
- a CDS encoding type II secretion system protein J; amino-acid sequence: MQGWRRGDRGFTLTELLVAAAVGGIVVAMSGWAMVAILQNNRRIEEQATTRMNLSRALDFISDDIRSAIRISTTAPSDWTIPSGGYQLVMFIEKPTDNLEEQENGNLASTTRVAYYTRPKTSSVVWRGPIILYRQKIGDSTPNALIDGIANTSPTCTNNLPGAIDSGTNKGGFRVFVQHNRNVKLCIAGLVASTGVVYQADTLAAVRSGSATP